The following proteins come from a genomic window of Bradyrhizobium paxllaeri:
- a CDS encoding arylesterase gives MARSYGTSAARVEGLKWMFAHIRVLIMALMTAGPVWAQTPVTAPAKPVKMVVLGDSLSAGLGLSAPAAFPARLQKTLADKGIKVDMTNAGVSGDTTSGGRDRLDWSIPEGTEAVIVELGANDALRGIDPAVTREALTDILTRLKARKIAVLLCGMVAPPNYGSDYAARFNVIYPELAKSFGVPLYPFFLEGVAADAKLNQADGIHPTAEGVDVIVKNILPTVEAFLGTISGQRS, from the coding sequence ATGGCTCGGTCATATGGCACTTCCGCCGCTCGGGTCGAGGGCTTGAAATGGATGTTTGCGCACATACGCGTGTTGATTATGGCTTTGATGACGGCCGGGCCGGTCTGGGCCCAGACCCCGGTCACGGCACCCGCCAAACCCGTCAAAATGGTCGTTCTCGGCGATTCCCTGAGCGCCGGGCTTGGCCTTTCTGCGCCGGCGGCGTTCCCGGCCCGTCTACAAAAAACGTTGGCTGACAAAGGGATAAAGGTCGACATGACCAATGCCGGGGTGTCCGGCGACACGACTTCCGGCGGCCGCGACCGGCTGGACTGGTCGATCCCGGAGGGAACCGAGGCGGTGATCGTCGAACTCGGCGCCAACGACGCGCTTCGCGGGATCGATCCCGCCGTCACCCGCGAAGCCCTGACCGACATCCTGACCCGGCTGAAGGCGCGCAAGATCGCCGTTCTCTTGTGCGGAATGGTGGCGCCGCCCAATTACGGCAGCGACTATGCGGCGCGCTTCAACGTCATCTATCCGGAGCTTGCGAAATCGTTCGGCGTACCGCTCTACCCATTTTTCCTGGAGGGCGTTGCCGCCGACGCCAAGCTCAACCAGGCCGACGGCATCCACCCGACCGCCGAGGGCGTCGATGTCATCGTGAAGAATATTCTGCCTACCGTGGAAGCATTTCTCGGCACGATCTCCGGGCAGCGGAGTTGA
- the thpR gene encoding RNA 2',3'-cyclic phosphodiesterase — MPRLFAGLEIPAEIGQSLSNLRGGLPGARWIDPENYHVTLRFIGDIDGMSANEIASMLFRVNRKPFEVKVQGLQSFGGKKPRAVVASVEPSRPLIELQAELERLMQRIGLDPEGRKFTPHVTLARLHDASSRDVADYLSVRGYFPSRTFMASRFVLFSSRASTGGGPYVVEDSYALSA, encoded by the coding sequence ATGCCGCGTTTGTTTGCTGGACTGGAAATTCCGGCCGAGATCGGCCAGAGCCTTTCCAATTTGCGTGGTGGCCTTCCCGGCGCACGCTGGATCGATCCCGAAAATTACCACGTTACGTTGCGCTTCATCGGCGACATCGACGGCATGTCGGCGAATGAAATCGCCTCGATGCTGTTTCGGGTCAACCGCAAGCCGTTCGAGGTCAAGGTACAGGGCCTGCAGAGCTTTGGCGGCAAGAAGCCGCGCGCCGTGGTTGCCTCCGTGGAGCCGAGCCGGCCGCTGATCGAGCTGCAGGCCGAGCTCGAACGGCTGATGCAGCGGATCGGTCTCGATCCCGAAGGGCGCAAGTTCACCCCACATGTGACGCTGGCGCGGCTGCATGATGCGTCGAGCCGGGACGTCGCCGATTATCTCTCGGTGCGCGGCTATTTCCCGAGCCGGACGTTCATGGCCTCACGCTTCGTGCTGTTCTCGTCGCGTGCGTCCACCGGCGGCGGGCCCTATGTGGTCGAGGATTCCTACGCGCTGAGTGCGTGA
- a CDS encoding DUF2794 domain-containing protein: MNPISEDTDPSANRAVARPATAVPPPNRVTFNRLELNRILNLYGRMVADGEWRDYAIDFMKDRAVFSVFRRASEVPLYRIEKDPRLARKQGMYSVISATGLILRRGHELERVLLVIDRKLAVV; encoded by the coding sequence ATGAACCCGATATCGGAGGACACCGATCCAAGCGCGAACCGCGCAGTGGCGCGTCCCGCCACTGCAGTTCCCCCGCCGAATCGGGTCACTTTCAATCGTCTCGAACTCAACCGTATCCTCAATTTGTATGGCCGCATGGTCGCCGACGGCGAATGGCGCGACTATGCCATCGACTTCATGAAAGACCGCGCGGTGTTTTCGGTGTTCCGCCGCGCTTCCGAAGTCCCGCTTTACCGTATCGAGAAGGACCCGCGGCTCGCGCGCAAGCAGGGCATGTACAGCGTGATCTCGGCGACCGGGCTGATCCTGCGCCGCGGCCACGAGCTCGAACGCGTGCTGCTGGTGATCGACCGCAAGCTGGCGGTGGTTTGA
- a CDS encoding ABC transporter permease: MTTVSEPVYRSRASSLAFRYALRELRGGLRGFYVFIACIALGVMAIAGVGSVAASLGEGLTREGRTLLGGDVAFSLIQREAKPEEIGFLRARGQVSVAAALRVMARSNDGKLALVELKAVDGNYPMLGEVTLEPKMPMADLLAERDGAFGAAVDSTLLARLDLKLGDRITIGNATFQIRSVVSAEPDKLAGNVGLGPRVLVSEASLRASGLLQPGSLVRWIYRVKLPNNAADDRAATQLIENARSALPEAGWWIRSSSNASPQLERTINRFSQFLTLVGLAALLVGGVGVANAVKSHIDRRRDVIASFKALGATGRDVFTIYLTQVVLLAAVGSVIGLAAGAALPFLIVGVFGKVLPLPVIPALHPDELALSFVYGLLTALAFGLWPLGRVHDVPVAALFREEVAREWHRPRWGYLALMAAVIVLLVTVAIGLSYDKRVAAVFVVSSVAVFALLRGVAAGLMALARRMPRSRITMLRLAIANIYRPGALTPSVVMSLGLGLAVLVTITQIDGNLRRQFLAALPEKAPSFYFIDIPTADSDRFGAFLKQVAPQSTVEDVPMLRGRIVAARGVKADELNPSQDSEWVLQSDRGLTYTNEVPKGSKVVEGEWWNADYKGPPLVSLEKKIADGLKLRIGDEIVVNVLGRDIPARISNFRNVDWQGLGINFVLVFSPNAFKGAPHSHVATLSEVHPDPAGDARIIKQVADAFPMVTSVRVREALETIGTVVTNLVLAIRGASAVTLISAILVLGGALAAGHRHRVYDAVILKTLGATRARLLGAYALEYLMIGLATAVFGVIAGSIAAWLIVTRLMTLSFVWQAGSAAGVVVAALIVTVGLGLAGTLLALNQKPASVLRNL, from the coding sequence ATGACCACCGTTTCCGAACCCGTCTATCGCAGCCGCGCGTCGTCGTTGGCTTTCCGTTACGCGCTGCGCGAATTGCGCGGGGGCTTGCGCGGCTTCTACGTCTTCATCGCCTGCATCGCGCTCGGCGTCATGGCGATTGCCGGCGTCGGCTCGGTCGCCGCGAGCCTCGGTGAAGGTTTGACGCGCGAGGGCCGCACCTTGCTGGGCGGCGACGTCGCCTTCTCGCTGATCCAGCGCGAGGCCAAGCCGGAGGAAATCGGTTTCCTGCGGGCGCGCGGCCAGGTTTCGGTGGCGGCCGCGCTGCGCGTCATGGCCCGCAGCAATGACGGCAAGCTGGCGCTGGTCGAACTCAAGGCCGTCGACGGCAACTACCCGATGCTCGGGGAGGTGACGCTCGAGCCGAAAATGCCGATGGCGGATTTGCTGGCCGAGCGTGACGGCGCGTTCGGCGCAGCGGTGGATTCCACGCTGCTGGCGCGGCTCGATCTCAAGCTCGGCGACCGCATCACGATCGGCAACGCCACGTTCCAGATTCGCAGCGTCGTCAGCGCCGAGCCGGACAAGCTGGCCGGCAATGTCGGGCTGGGCCCGCGCGTTCTCGTCAGCGAGGCGAGCCTGCGCGCCTCCGGATTGCTGCAGCCCGGCAGCCTGGTGCGCTGGATCTACCGCGTGAAGCTGCCGAACAATGCGGCCGACGATCGCGCCGCGACCCAATTGATCGAGAATGCGCGGAGCGCCCTCCCCGAGGCCGGCTGGTGGATCCGCAGCAGCAGCAACGCCTCCCCGCAACTCGAACGCACCATCAACCGCTTCAGCCAGTTCCTGACGCTGGTCGGCCTCGCCGCGCTCCTGGTCGGCGGCGTCGGCGTCGCCAACGCGGTCAAGAGCCATATCGATCGCCGCCGCGACGTCATTGCCTCGTTCAAGGCGCTCGGCGCCACGGGGCGCGACGTCTTCACGATCTATCTGACGCAGGTGGTCCTGCTCGCCGCGGTCGGTTCGGTGATTGGCTTGGCGGCCGGCGCGGCTTTGCCGTTCCTCATCGTCGGCGTGTTCGGCAAGGTGCTGCCGCTGCCGGTGATCCCTGCTTTGCATCCGGACGAATTGGCGCTGTCGTTCGTCTACGGCCTCCTCACCGCGCTCGCGTTCGGATTATGGCCGCTCGGCCGGGTGCACGACGTGCCGGTGGCGGCGCTGTTTCGCGAGGAAGTCGCGCGCGAATGGCACCGCCCGCGCTGGGGCTATCTCGCGCTGATGGCCGCGGTGATCGTGCTGCTGGTCACTGTGGCCATCGGGCTTTCCTACGACAAACGGGTTGCGGCGGTGTTCGTCGTGTCCTCGGTTGCGGTATTCGCGCTGCTGCGCGGCGTCGCTGCCGGACTGATGGCGCTGGCACGCCGGATGCCGCGAAGCCGCATCACCATGCTGCGGCTGGCGATCGCCAACATCTACCGGCCCGGCGCGCTGACGCCTTCGGTCGTGATGTCGCTCGGCCTCGGGCTCGCGGTGCTCGTCACCATCACCCAGATCGACGGCAATCTGCGCCGGCAGTTCCTGGCCGCGTTGCCGGAGAAAGCTCCCTCGTTCTACTTCATCGACATCCCGACCGCCGATTCCGACCGCTTCGGCGCCTTCCTCAAGCAGGTCGCGCCGCAATCGACGGTTGAGGATGTGCCGATGCTGCGCGGGCGCATCGTCGCGGCCCGCGGCGTCAAGGCCGACGAACTCAACCCGTCGCAGGATTCCGAGTGGGTGCTGCAGAGCGACCGCGGCCTGACCTACACCAACGAAGTTCCCAAGGGCTCGAAGGTGGTCGAAGGCGAATGGTGGAACGCGGACTATAAGGGGCCGCCGCTGGTCTCGCTGGAGAAGAAGATCGCCGACGGGCTGAAGCTCAGAATAGGCGACGAGATCGTCGTCAACGTGCTCGGCCGCGACATTCCGGCCCGGATCAGCAATTTCCGCAATGTCGACTGGCAAGGGCTCGGCATCAATTTCGTGCTGGTGTTCTCGCCCAACGCGTTCAAGGGCGCGCCGCACAGCCATGTCGCGACCTTGTCCGAGGTCCACCCGGACCCGGCGGGCGACGCGCGAATCATCAAGCAGGTGGCGGACGCGTTTCCGATGGTGACCAGCGTGCGGGTCCGCGAAGCGCTGGAAACCATCGGCACCGTCGTCACCAACCTCGTGCTCGCCATCCGCGGCGCCAGCGCGGTGACGCTGATCTCGGCCATCCTGGTGCTCGGCGGCGCGCTCGCCGCAGGCCATCGCCACCGGGTCTACGACGCGGTGATCCTGAAGACGCTGGGCGCAACCCGGGCGCGGCTGCTCGGCGCCTACGCACTGGAATACCTGATGATCGGCCTTGCCACCGCGGTATTCGGCGTCATCGCAGGCTCGATCGCCGCGTGGCTGATCGTGACCCGGCTGATGACGCTGAGTTTCGTCTGGCAGGCCGGCAGCGCGGCCGGCGTGGTTGTCGCGGCCCTGATCGTCACGGTGGGGCTTGGGCTCGCCGGGACGTTGCTGGCGCTGAACCAGAAGCCAGCCAGCGTGTTGCGGAATTTGTGA
- a CDS encoding ABC transporter ATP-binding protein: MDSLIEPSSLTGLEPDTISISNVNLSLGTGAARVHILKDISLRVASGEAIGLIGPSGSGKSTLLMVMAGLERPDSGEVVVNGTPFNALDEDALARFRGRQVGIVFQSFHLIPTMTALENVAVPLELAGNPDAAERAAKELASVGLGERLHHYPTQLSGGEQQRVALARALAPDPAILVADEPTGNLDEATGKQIVDMLFTKHAERGMTLVLVTHDSSLAQRCDRVVRLRSGRIDSHS, encoded by the coding sequence ATGGACAGTCTCATCGAACCCTCTTCGCTGACCGGCCTTGAGCCGGACACCATTTCCATTTCCAACGTCAACCTCTCGCTCGGCACCGGCGCCGCCCGCGTTCATATCCTGAAAGATATCAGCCTTCGTGTGGCATCGGGCGAGGCGATCGGCCTGATCGGACCTTCAGGCTCGGGCAAATCGACCTTGCTGATGGTGATGGCGGGGTTGGAACGTCCTGACAGCGGAGAGGTGGTGGTGAACGGTACACCGTTCAATGCCCTCGACGAGGATGCACTGGCCCGCTTCCGCGGCCGCCAGGTCGGCATCGTGTTCCAGTCGTTTCATCTGATCCCGACCATGACCGCGCTGGAAAACGTCGCGGTGCCGCTGGAACTCGCCGGCAATCCCGATGCGGCGGAGCGCGCGGCGAAGGAGCTCGCGTCCGTCGGCCTCGGCGAGCGCCTGCATCATTACCCAACGCAACTGTCCGGCGGCGAGCAGCAGCGCGTGGCGCTCGCCCGCGCGCTGGCGCCCGATCCCGCTATCCTCGTTGCCGACGAGCCGACCGGCAATCTCGATGAAGCCACCGGCAAGCAGATCGTCGACATGCTCTTCACCAAGCATGCCGAGCGCGGCATGACACTGGTGCTGGTGACGCATGACAGCTCTCTGGCGCAGCGTTGCGACCGCGTGGTGCGGCTGCGCTCGGGCCGGATCGACAGCCACTCATGA
- the zapE gene encoding cell division protein ZapE: protein MLSTDPTSFHAQYQALVSSGAIEADPAQAEAAEAFAALEERLSSYKPAKKLSLLGRLFGDKSEAPPRGLYVHGEVGRGKTMLMDLFFQHSPVQHKRRAHFHEFMAEAHEKIYAYRQNIARGEIEDSDVIELTANAIFDEAWLLCFDEFHVTDIADAMILGRLFSKLFELGTVVVATSNVAPEDLYKGGLNRALFLPFITQISDRMDVLRLDARTDFRLEKLAGVKMWLVPPDDEAGAALDRAWRKMTGNAPCKPRDIAIKGRVLRVPCSAHGVARFSFADICEKPLAASDYLRLAHDYHTILIDRIPVMDYAERNAAKRFISLIDTLYDNAVKLMASAEADPVSLYLATEGIEAMEFKRTASRLIEMSSESYLALPHGRKDSAASGSSTGLVET, encoded by the coding sequence ATGCTGTCGACTGACCCCACCTCGTTCCACGCACAGTATCAGGCGCTGGTTTCCTCCGGCGCGATCGAGGCCGATCCCGCGCAGGCGGAAGCCGCGGAGGCGTTCGCCGCGCTTGAAGAGCGGTTGTCGAGCTACAAGCCGGCGAAGAAGCTCAGCCTGCTTGGCCGTCTCTTCGGCGACAAGAGCGAAGCGCCGCCGCGCGGGCTTTACGTTCACGGCGAGGTCGGCCGCGGCAAGACCATGCTGATGGATCTGTTCTTTCAGCACTCGCCGGTCCAGCACAAGCGCCGCGCCCATTTCCACGAATTCATGGCGGAAGCGCATGAGAAGATCTACGCCTATCGCCAGAACATCGCGCGCGGTGAAATCGAAGATAGCGACGTGATCGAGCTGACGGCCAACGCCATCTTCGACGAGGCGTGGCTGCTGTGTTTCGACGAATTTCACGTCACCGACATTGCCGACGCCATGATCCTCGGGCGGCTGTTCTCAAAACTGTTCGAGCTCGGCACGGTGGTGGTAGCGACCTCGAACGTCGCGCCCGAAGACCTCTACAAGGGCGGTCTCAACCGCGCGCTGTTCCTGCCCTTCATCACCCAGATCTCGGATCGCATGGACGTGCTGCGGCTCGATGCGCGCACCGATTTCCGCCTGGAAAAACTCGCCGGCGTGAAAATGTGGCTGGTGCCGCCGGATGATGAAGCCGGCGCCGCGCTCGACCGCGCCTGGCGCAAGATGACGGGTAATGCGCCCTGCAAGCCGCGCGATATCGCGATCAAGGGCCGCGTGCTGCGCGTGCCCTGTTCGGCGCATGGCGTCGCGCGGTTTTCCTTTGCCGACATCTGCGAAAAGCCACTCGCCGCATCGGATTACCTGCGGCTGGCGCATGATTATCACACCATCCTGATCGACCGCATTCCGGTGATGGATTACGCCGAGCGCAACGCCGCCAAGCGTTTCATCTCGCTGATCGACACGCTCTATGACAATGCCGTGAAGCTGATGGCCTCGGCCGAAGCCGATCCGGTGTCGCTGTACTTGGCGACCGAAGGCATTGAGGCCATGGAGTTCAAACGAACCGCCTCGCGGCTGATCGAGATGAGTTCTGAGTCCTATCTGGCGCTTCCCCACGGGCGGAAGGACTCCGCGGCCAGCGGATCGAGCACGGGGTTGGTGGAGACTTGA
- a CDS encoding Bax inhibitor-1/YccA family protein gives MSDLDRNYVSPFGRAAGRVDAAAVDAGLRAYMLRIYNYMSIGLAITGLAALGVYMAAVTTDQAGAAARFGNAFLTPFGYAMYVSPLKWLFILAPLVMVFAISAGINRLRPATAQLLFWVFSALMGISLSSIFLVYTHTSIVRVFFITAATFGALSLYGYTTKRDMSGMGSFLFMGLIGVVIASLVNLFLASSMLQFIVSVVGVLVFAGLTAWDTQRLKNDYIYGYAAEGGEIAEKAAISGALSLYLNFINLFTLLLQLLGQRD, from the coding sequence ATGTCGGACCTAGACCGTAACTACGTATCTCCTTTCGGCCGGGCCGCCGGACGCGTTGACGCAGCGGCCGTCGATGCCGGTCTGCGCGCCTACATGCTGCGCATCTACAACTACATGAGCATCGGCCTGGCCATCACCGGCCTTGCGGCGCTCGGCGTCTACATGGCTGCAGTGACCACCGACCAGGCCGGCGCCGCCGCCCGGTTCGGCAATGCCTTCCTGACGCCGTTCGGCTACGCGATGTATGTCAGCCCGTTGAAGTGGCTGTTCATCCTCGCGCCGCTGGTCATGGTGTTCGCGATCTCGGCCGGCATCAACCGGCTGCGGCCGGCGACCGCTCAGCTGCTGTTCTGGGTGTTCTCGGCGCTGATGGGCATTTCGCTGTCTTCGATCTTCCTGGTGTATACGCACACCTCGATCGTGCGGGTGTTCTTCATCACCGCGGCGACCTTCGGCGCGCTGAGCCTCTACGGCTACACCACCAAGCGTGACATGAGCGGCATGGGGTCGTTCCTGTTCATGGGCCTGATCGGCGTCGTCATCGCGAGCCTGGTCAACCTGTTCCTGGCGAGTTCGATGCTGCAGTTCATCGTCTCGGTGGTCGGCGTGCTGGTGTTCGCGGGCCTCACCGCTTGGGATACCCAGCGGCTGAAGAACGACTACATCTACGGCTACGCCGCTGAAGGCGGCGAGATTGCGGAGAAGGCGGCGATCTCGGGTGCGCTGTCGCTCTATCTGAACTTCATCAACCTGTTCACGCTGCTGCTGCAGCTCCTCGGCCAGCGCGACTAG
- a CDS encoding GNAT family N-acetyltransferase, translating to MPAPEIRPATEADLPAITEIYEQAVRYGTATFELIPPDLAEMTRRFKVLMDDGFPYFAAAVEGEVIGYAYAGPYRPRPAYRFTVENSVYLKPSTHRRGIGLQLMQRLIPECEARGFRQMIAVIGDSANAGSIGLHTKCGFQMIGTHANVGLKFGRWLDTVMMQLALGEGGTTVPKD from the coding sequence TTGCCCGCTCCTGAAATCCGGCCCGCCACCGAGGCCGACCTCCCTGCCATCACAGAAATCTACGAACAAGCAGTGCGCTACGGCACCGCCACGTTCGAGCTGATTCCACCCGACCTCGCCGAAATGACCCGGCGGTTCAAAGTGCTGATGGATGACGGCTTTCCCTATTTTGCCGCCGCGGTCGAAGGCGAAGTGATCGGCTACGCCTATGCCGGCCCCTATCGGCCGCGGCCGGCCTATCGCTTCACGGTGGAGAACTCGGTCTACCTGAAGCCTTCGACGCACCGGCGCGGCATCGGCCTGCAATTGATGCAGCGGCTGATCCCGGAATGCGAGGCGCGCGGTTTCCGGCAGATGATCGCCGTGATCGGCGATTCCGCCAATGCCGGCTCGATCGGCCTTCACACCAAATGCGGTTTCCAGATGATCGGGACGCACGCCAATGTCGGCCTCAAATTCGGCCGCTGGCTCGACACGGTGATGATGCAGCTCGCGCTCGGTGAAGGCGGCACGACGGTGCCGAAGGATTGA
- a CDS encoding DUF1223 domain-containing protein — protein MSAMMAYNCISRWSGALGVCAIVAVIRPAHADPRAVVELFTSQGCSSCPPADQIVGELAKDPSVIALSMPVDYWDYLGWKDTLADSRFSARQKAYSHVRGDRNLYTPQMIVNGSAQVIGSDRAAIDGAIKTTSKTEGVMSLPVTMTLSGKLLNVSVDASKVSTPGRGEIWICSVSKAVPISIGRGENRGQQITYYNVVRNLVKVGDWNGSSGSWTVPLENISRDGVDGAVVYVQDGSRDKPGAMLGAAYTALR, from the coding sequence ATGTCAGCGATGATGGCCTACAACTGCATATCGCGATGGTCCGGCGCGCTCGGCGTCTGCGCGATCGTCGCGGTCATCCGCCCGGCTCACGCCGATCCGCGCGCCGTCGTTGAACTGTTCACCTCGCAGGGCTGTTCGTCGTGTCCGCCGGCCGACCAGATCGTCGGCGAACTGGCCAAGGATCCGTCGGTGATCGCGCTGAGCATGCCGGTCGACTACTGGGATTATCTCGGCTGGAAGGACACGCTGGCGGACTCGCGTTTCAGCGCGCGTCAGAAAGCCTATTCGCATGTCCGCGGCGATAGGAATCTCTACACGCCGCAGATGATCGTCAACGGCTCCGCGCAGGTGATCGGCAGCGATCGCGCCGCCATCGATGGCGCCATCAAGACGACCAGCAAGACCGAAGGCGTGATGTCACTGCCGGTGACGATGACGTTGTCGGGCAAGCTGCTCAACGTCTCGGTCGATGCGAGCAAGGTGTCGACGCCGGGCCGTGGCGAAATCTGGATCTGCTCGGTCTCGAAGGCGGTGCCGATTTCGATCGGGCGCGGCGAAAACCGCGGTCAGCAGATCACCTATTACAACGTGGTCCGTAATCTGGTGAAGGTCGGCGACTGGAACGGCAGTTCGGGAAGCTGGACTGTGCCGCTGGAAAATATTTCCCGCGACGGCGTCGATGGTGCGGTCGTCTATGTCCAGGACGGCAGTCGCGACAAGCCGGGCGCGATGCTCGGCGCCGCCTACACCGCGCTACGCTGA